The Penicillium oxalicum strain HP7-1 chromosome V, whole genome shotgun sequence genomic interval TCAGAAGCCTCGCCTCGGGAGCTTCTGGCCGTTCATCCTCGCTCTCTGCGAGGGTGCCGAGACGTCAATCATCGTAGAactcatcatcgtcgctgTAGTCGGCAAGTTGTTCAAAGTTGACCTTGTAGCGAAGGATGGCGCCGATACCACCAAAGCCCTTCACGAACTGGTTACCCTCGCTGGATCGGTCGGACACGAACTCCAGCTCGGCACCAAAGTCTTTGTAGGCCTCGGCCAACCACTCCAAGAAGGAACCCGAGTCCACGACTTCCATCTCGGAGCCAGTCTCCTTGTCCTGGAAAAGCTCGCGGTTGCTCTCCTGCGCCTTGGTAGTGTGCAGAACCACCTCCGAGCCGTTGGAATCCTTCAAGACCCAACGGGTGACATCCAGGTTCTCGAACACGATCAGAGTCTCAGCGGCACCGAGCTCCAGAGCCTTCAAAGTATCATCCACACCGTAGCAGATCTTGCCCGTGTCCTGAGAGATCTCCTCAAAGTACTTGCCGatcagcttcttctcctggaTGAACTTGACACTGCTCAAGGTCTCAGCGGCCAACTCAATCGCCTGATTGAAACCGTTCTCTCCACCGTACGAAACGTCGACAACcttgatgaccttggccTGCAGGCGCTGGTCGAACATGTCGGATTGGTTGAGGTCGTTCTTGAAATCAGCGGAACCGGCCAGAACGATACCCGCGACATTCACCTTGTCGTTGGTGATGTAGTTTTGAACAGCCAATTCAGCGATCTTGCGCACGTAGTTGTGACGCTTTTCTTCACGCAGACGCGCGAAACGCAGGGCAGACTGACCACCACGACCCTGTAGACAAACAAAGAAACACGAGTCAGCGGTTTGCAGCCACGAGACCGATAGATTGATTCGTGCGAGGGTCGATGGGAAGGAGTGTTGCCTCTCGTCGGCTGACAAGAAAATGTCCGAGGTTTGAGGAAACTTACGTGCTTCTTGGGAAGATCGACAGACAGACGCTGCAGAATCTCGCGAGTGTTACCACTCAGAGTACCAAAGAGCGCACCGTTAccgtccatgatgatgaaacCGAACTTCTGGTCCGACTCGAGCAACTCGCTCAGAGCTTCTGTGTGGAACTTGTTGTCACAAAGGTAGAGCGAGGTGTTGATGGGCTTGAACGGTTCGAAGTCAATGTTAATCTTGCGCTCCTTGCCTTCTTGGGTGATAATTTCACCACAGTAGACAACCAGACCATTGGGTGGAACCTTGTTGTACAACTTCAGACGCTGCTGggtggaggtgatggcgGACAAGACGGAAAGACGGTTCACACGGGACTTGATGTTGGAGGCAGTACCCTATTGAGCCACGTTAGCCTCGCGCGCAAGTGAGGATTCGCCATGCCCGTCCAGTGGTATGGGGGCACAGGCGATCTGGAGAAAATGGTTCCTCGGGAGAAATCGCTTGCATGTCAAGACCAGGACGACGTACGTATTCTTCAGCCAACATCTTTGCCGCGCGAGAGATTTGATCCTTGGGAGCTACAGAGGGGTGGGTTAGTCGGGGCTTGAGTTCATAGGTCCCTTGAAGGGATATCTGTATTCAAGAGAGTTTCGGCAACGGTAGCACCTACGGATGATGAGCGAGATCATGGAGGTACCATTT includes:
- a CDS encoding Eukaryotic peptide chain release factor subunit 1, whose translation is MSSKDQGQGEAEKNIEIWKVKKLIKRLESARGNGTSMISLIIPPKDQISRAAKMLAEEYGTASNIKSRVNRLSVLSAITSTQQRLKLYNKVPPNGLVVYCGEIITQEGKERKINIDFEPFKPINTSLYLCDNKFHTEALSELLESDQKFGFIIMDGNGALFGTLSGNTREILQRLSVDLPKKHGRGGQSALRFARLREEKRHNYVRKIAELAVQNYITNDKVNVAGIVLAGSADFKNDLNQSDMFDQRLQAKVIKVVDVSYGGENGFNQAIELAAETLSSVKFIQEKKLIGKYFEEISQDTGKICYGVDDTLKALELGAAETLIVFENLDVTRWVLKDSNGSEVVLHTTKAQESNRELFQDKETGSEMEVVDSGSFLEWLAEAYKDFGAELEFVSDRSSEGNQFVKGFGGIGAILRYKVNFEQLADYSDDDEFYDD